The Xiphias gladius isolate SHS-SW01 ecotype Sanya breed wild chromosome 9, ASM1685928v1, whole genome shotgun sequence genome window below encodes:
- the acsl5 gene encoding long-chain-fatty-acid--CoA ligase 5, translated as MDFLFQLLFSPLPTPAIISLFAVAAATLVYLNTRPSPLRTPADLNRQTLGIKDGARKTALLEGNNNLMSYCYDDAKTIYEVFKRGLRVSGNGPCLGYRKPGRPYQWLKYKQVSDRAEHLGSGLLHRGLRPNQDTFIGIFAVNRPEWIIGELACYTYSMVAVPLYDTLGPEALVFIIDRAEISTVLCDNQNKAETLLQNRERGQSPVLKTIIIMDPFNSALVERGAKCGVDIVSIQDVEALGKSNLQTPIPPKPEDLCIVCFTSGTTGDPKGAMLTHENVVSDAAGVIKSFETSVVPNTQDVSISFLPLAHMFERVVQTVVYGAGARVGFFQGDIRLLPDDMKTLQPTIFPVVPRLLNRVYDKIQSGAKSPFKKWLLNYAVERKYAEVKEGIIRNNSIWDKLIFHKVQESLGGRVRVMVTGAAPISPSVLSFLRAALGCQIFEAYGQTECTAGCTFTMPGDATSGHVGVPLPCNVVKLVDVEEMNYFASNGEGEVCIKGRNVFRGYLKDPEKTAEALDKDGWLHTGDIGKWLPSGVLKIIDRKKNIFKLAQGEYIAPEKIENVYVRSGPVAQVFVHGDSLQSCLVGIVVPDPEVLPGFAKSLGCQGSIEDLCKNPDIKRAIISDMTKLGKEAGLKSFEQVKDVYLHPEQFTIENGLLTPTLKAKRAELRALFQPRIDELYADMQ; from the exons ATGGATTTCCTTTTCCAGTTGTTGTTCTCCCCGCTCCCAACGCCAGCCATCATCTCCCTGTTTGCCGTGGCAGCTGCCACCCTGGTTTACCTAAACACACGGCCCAGTCCCCTCCGCACCCCCGCCGACCTCAACCGCCAAACTCTCGGGATCAAG GATGGAGCCAGAAAGACTGCTTTGCTTGAGGGCAACAACAACCTGATGTCATACTGCTATGACGACGCCAAGACCATCTATGAGGTTTTCAAGAGGGGGTTGAGAGTTTCAG GTAATGGTCCGTGTTTGGGCTACAGAAAACCTGGAAGGCCATACCAGTGGCTAAAGTACAAACAG GTGTCTGATAGAGCGGAGCACCTGGGGTCAGGGCTTCTTCATAGGGGTTTGAGGCCAAACCAGGACACTTTTATTGGCATCTTTGCTGTGAATAGACCTGAG TGGATTATTGGTGAACTGGCCTGTTACACCTACTCCATGGTAGCGGTTCCCCTGTACGACACCCTGGGTCCTGAGGCTCTTGTGTTCATTATCGACCGAG CGGAGATCTCAACAGTGCTTTGTGACAATCAGAACAAAGCAGAAACACTGCTGCAGAACCGGGAGAGAGGCCAGAGTCCCGTTCTCAAAACTATCATCATCATGGACCCTTTCAACTCAGCGTTGGTCGAGAGGGGAGCCAAGTGTGGGGTGGACATCGTGTCCATACAGGATGTGGAG GCTCTGGGGAAAAGTAATCTTCAAACTCCAATT CCTCCAAAGCCAGAGGACCTCTGTATTGTTTGCTTCACCAGTGGCACAACAG GAGACCCCAAGGGAGCAATGTTGACCCATGAGAATGTGGTCTCTGATGCCGCAGGCGTCATCAAAAGCTTTGAG ACGTCAGTTGTTCCAAATACCCAGGATGTCAGCATTTCATTCCTGCCTTTGGCACACATGTTTGAGAGAGTTGTACAG ACGGTGGTGTATGGTGCTGGGGCTAGGGTGGGATTCTTCCAGGGTGACATCAGACTGTTGCCGGATGACATGAAAACCCTGCAGCCCACCATTTTCCCAGTAGTTCCTCGACTTCTCAACCGTGTCTATGACAAA ATCCAGAGTGGAGCCAAGTCGCCTTTCAAGAAATGGCTTCTGAACTATGCTGTTGAGAGGAAATATGCTGAAGTCAAGGAGGGCATCATCAGGAACAACAGCATATGGGACAAGCTCATCTTCCACAAAGTCCAG GAGTCTCTAGGGGGACGTGTGCGGGTCATGGTGACCGGAGCAGCTCCCATATCACCCTCTGTTCTCAGCTTCCTCAGGGCTGCTCTGGGCTGTCAG ATCTTTGAGGCATATGGCCAGACGGAGTGCACAGCCGGCTGCACCTTCACCATGCCAGGAGATGCCACTTCGG GGCATGTTGGGGTGCCACTGCCTTGTAATGTTGTGAAGCTGGTGGATGTCGAGGAAATGAACTATTTTGCTTCAAATGGAGAAGGGGAG GTCTGCATCAAGGGTAGAAATGTGTTCAGGGGTTACTTGAAAGATCCAGAGAAGACCGCAGAGGCCTTGGACAAAGACGGTTGGCTCCACACTGGGGACATTGGAAAATGGCTTCCA AGCGGCGTTCTGAAGATTATCGACCggaagaaaaacatcttcaaGCTGGCTCAGGGGGAGTACATAGCACCAGAGAAGATTGAGAATGTGTATGTACGCAGTGGACCTGTGGCCCAAGTATTCGTGCATGGAGACAGTCTACAG tCTTGCCTGGTTGGCATTGTGGTCCCTGATCCTGAGGTGCTGCCCGGTTTTGCCAAAAGCCTGGGGTGCCAAGGCTCCATTGAAGACCTCTGCAAAAACCCC GACATTAAGAGAGCCATTATTTCGGACATGACCAAACTGGGCAAAGAAGCGGGTCTCAAGTCCTTTGAGCAG GTGAAAGATGTGTACCTCCATCCCGAGCAGTTCACCATTGAAAACGGCCTGTTAACTCCCACGCTCAAGGCCAAGAGGGCTGAGCTCCGAGCCCTCTTCCAGCCACGGATCGACGAACTATACGCTGACATGCAATAA